The Actinomadura sp. WMMB 499 genome includes a window with the following:
- a CDS encoding serine hydrolase domain-containing protein, with protein MTEPAVPEPAAPDPAAPDPAVTVQGDCDPAFARVREVFERNFAEGRELGAAVAVYAGDRKVVDLWGGIADRRTGRAWRADTPCFGFSCTKAVTAAAAMLLAERGAYDVDGPVTDWWPEFGAAGKEGTTAAHLLSHQAGLPAFARPVSAEEAADAPARAAELAAQEPEWTPGEAHGYHALTYGWLAGEIVRRLSGWTVGAFVADEFARGLDLWIGAPDGVIERAAKMSAGRRVTSGGGADAPPPAGDASLLDRLASAYTDPDSAMNRALNNPHPGKGGYNNPVVLRAGWPSAGMLATAPAFAAFYRDLAAGRILRPDTLREAMRTRASGPDRTLLIDSAFGLGFMRPAATFFTPVAARDSAFGHTGAGGSIGLGDPDAGLAIAYLPNFMGAQLSGDLRAYRLVEAAYAALS; from the coding sequence ATGACCGAACCCGCCGTGCCCGAACCCGCCGCACCCGATCCCGCCGCGCCCGATCCCGCCGTGACCGTTCAGGGCGACTGCGACCCGGCGTTCGCCCGCGTGCGCGAGGTGTTCGAGCGGAACTTCGCCGAGGGGCGCGAGCTCGGCGCGGCCGTCGCGGTGTACGCGGGCGACCGCAAGGTCGTGGACCTGTGGGGCGGGATCGCCGACCGCCGCACCGGCCGCGCGTGGCGCGCCGACACCCCCTGCTTCGGGTTCTCCTGCACCAAGGCGGTGACGGCCGCCGCCGCGATGCTGCTCGCCGAGCGCGGCGCGTACGACGTGGACGGCCCGGTCACCGACTGGTGGCCCGAGTTCGGCGCGGCGGGCAAGGAGGGCACCACGGCCGCGCACCTGCTGTCGCACCAGGCCGGGCTGCCCGCGTTCGCCCGTCCGGTGTCGGCGGAGGAGGCCGCGGACGCGCCCGCGCGGGCCGCCGAGCTGGCCGCGCAGGAGCCGGAGTGGACACCCGGCGAGGCGCACGGCTACCACGCGCTGACCTACGGCTGGCTGGCCGGCGAGATCGTGCGGCGGCTGTCCGGATGGACGGTCGGCGCGTTCGTCGCGGACGAGTTCGCGCGCGGCCTCGACCTGTGGATCGGCGCCCCGGACGGGGTCATCGAGCGGGCCGCGAAGATGTCGGCGGGCCGCCGGGTGACGAGCGGCGGCGGGGCGGACGCGCCGCCGCCCGCGGGCGACGCCTCGCTCCTCGACCGGCTCGCGAGCGCGTACACCGACCCGGACAGCGCGATGAACCGGGCGCTGAACAACCCGCACCCCGGCAAGGGCGGCTACAACAACCCGGTGGTGCTGCGGGCGGGCTGGCCGTCGGCCGGAATGCTCGCGACCGCCCCCGCGTTCGCCGCGTTCTACCGCGACCTCGCCGCCGGCCGGATCCTGCGCCCGGACACGCTCCGCGAGGCGATGCGCACCCGCGCGAGCGGCCCCGACCGGACGCTGCTCATCGACAGCGCGTTCGGCCTCGGTTTCATGCGTCCGGCGGCGACGTTCTTCACCCCGGTCGCCGCACGGGACTCGGCGTTCGGCCACACGGGCGCGGGCGGCTCGATCGGGCTCGGCGACCCGGACGCCGGGCTGGCGATCGCCTACCTGCCGAACTTCATGGGCGCCCAACTCTCCGGCGATCTGCGCGCGTACCGGCTGGTCGAGGCCGCGTACGCCGCGCTGTCCTGA
- a CDS encoding flavodoxin family protein has translation MKRLLIVHHTPSPNLQAMYEAVHSGASTDEIEGVEVVARPALTASPVDVLEADGYLLGSPVNLGYLSGALKHFFDQIYYPCLEETVRRPFGAYLHAGSDATGALRALESITTGLKWRAVCPPAVVTGEPRRDALEECWELGAMVAAELGSV, from the coding sequence ATGAAGAGGCTGCTGATCGTCCACCACACCCCGTCGCCGAACCTCCAGGCGATGTACGAGGCCGTGCACTCGGGAGCGTCCACCGACGAGATCGAGGGCGTCGAGGTAGTGGCCCGTCCCGCGCTGACCGCGTCGCCCGTGGACGTGCTGGAGGCGGACGGCTACCTGCTCGGCTCGCCGGTCAACCTCGGCTACCTGTCGGGCGCGCTCAAGCACTTCTTCGACCAGATCTACTACCCGTGCCTGGAGGAGACGGTCCGCCGCCCCTTCGGCGCGTACCTGCACGCCGGCAGCGACGCGACCGGGGCGCTGCGGGCCCTGGAGTCGATCACGACGGGCCTGAAGTGGCGCGCCGTCTGCCCGCCCGCGGTCGTGACCGGCGAGCCCCGCCGCGACGCGCTCGAGGAGTGCTGGGAGCTCGGCGCGATGGTCGCCGCCGAACTCGGCTCCGTCTGA
- a CDS encoding Dabb family protein, giving the protein MSGFRHVVMFKWAEGTTTGQQEEVAARLSELPGLIPEIREYVMGTDAGLSPGAYDFVVVADFADADAFRVYRDHPAHRTVADDLIAPIMAERAVVQHER; this is encoded by the coding sequence ATGAGTGGATTCCGGCATGTGGTGATGTTCAAGTGGGCCGAGGGGACGACCACCGGCCAGCAGGAGGAGGTCGCGGCGCGGCTCTCCGAGCTGCCCGGTCTCATCCCGGAGATCCGGGAGTACGTCATGGGCACCGACGCGGGGCTGTCCCCGGGCGCGTACGACTTCGTGGTGGTCGCGGACTTCGCGGACGCGGACGCCTTCCGGGTGTACCGGGACCATCCGGCCCACCGCACGGTCGCGGACGATCTGATCGCGCCGATCATGGCCGAGCGAGCGGTCGTGCAGCACGAGCGGTAG
- a CDS encoding TetR/AcrR family transcriptional regulator translates to MTTTNADSGRPRTRSSGEGGSRRRGKGSPALASERREHLVKLAAELFAEKGFQATTVRNIAEEAGILSGSLYHHFDSKESIVDEILTGFFEDIMSAYRRVIDEGGDDPRATIAGLVRTAFGTLEPHRAAITVMQNDWNYLKGMERFAYLTKSEDEVEKMWVDTLKAGQEQGVFRLDLDPKLTYRMIRDTVWVAIRWFKPGGRLNAEGLAEHYLKVMFDGINLH, encoded by the coding sequence GTGACCACGACCAACGCTGATTCCGGACGACCCAGAACCCGCAGTTCCGGCGAGGGCGGATCCCGCCGTCGCGGCAAGGGGTCCCCGGCCCTGGCGTCGGAGCGGCGCGAGCACCTGGTCAAGCTGGCGGCCGAACTGTTCGCGGAGAAGGGTTTCCAGGCGACGACGGTCCGTAACATCGCCGAAGAGGCGGGGATCCTGTCGGGCAGCCTCTACCACCACTTCGACTCCAAGGAGTCGATCGTCGACGAGATCCTCACCGGGTTCTTCGAGGACATCATGTCCGCGTACCGCCGCGTCATCGACGAGGGCGGCGACGACCCGCGCGCCACGATCGCCGGGCTCGTCCGGACCGCGTTCGGCACGCTGGAGCCGCACCGCGCGGCGATCACCGTGATGCAGAACGACTGGAACTACCTCAAGGGGATGGAGCGGTTCGCCTACCTGACCAAGTCCGAGGACGAGGTCGAGAAGATGTGGGTGGACACCCTCAAGGCCGGTCAGGAGCAGGGCGTGTTCCGGCTCGACCTCGACCCCAAGCTCACGTACCGGATGATCCGTGACACCGTGTGGGTCGCCATCCGCTGGTTCAAGCCCGGCGGCAGGCTCAACGCCGAAGGTTTGGCCGAACATTACCTGAAGGTCATGTTCGACGGGATCAATCTGCACTGA
- a CDS encoding HAD family phosphatase codes for MSDVIVFDLYGVIARTQSPEAVRRIESLAGRSGPAFWDAYWSCRPAYDAGQESTAYWTNVAAALGTEFPDVPALIEADLDSWTDVDDRMVDLVGELADEGRTLGLLSNIIGDLVPRIEERHGSWLARFDALTYSCRIGVAKPDPRAYRICAERLGVDPADVVFFDDTERNVLAAREVGMRAEVFTGPDQVRALVS; via the coding sequence ATGTCCGACGTGATCGTGTTCGACCTGTACGGAGTGATCGCCCGAACGCAGAGCCCGGAGGCGGTGCGGCGCATCGAATCCCTGGCCGGGCGCTCGGGGCCCGCGTTCTGGGACGCGTACTGGTCCTGCCGGCCCGCCTACGACGCGGGCCAGGAGAGCACCGCCTACTGGACGAACGTCGCCGCGGCCCTCGGCACCGAGTTCCCCGACGTGCCCGCCCTGATCGAGGCCGACCTCGACAGCTGGACCGACGTCGACGACCGCATGGTCGACCTCGTGGGGGAACTGGCCGACGAGGGGCGCACGCTCGGCCTGCTGTCCAACATCATCGGCGACCTGGTCCCCCGGATCGAGGAGCGGCACGGCTCCTGGCTGGCCCGCTTCGACGCGCTGACCTACTCCTGCCGCATCGGCGTCGCGAAGCCGGACCCTCGCGCCTACCGCATCTGCGCCGAGCGCCTCGGCGTCGATCCGGCCGACGTCGTCTTCTTCGACGACACCGAGCGCAACGTCCTCGCCGCCCGCGAGGTCGGCATGCGCGCCGAGGTCTTCACCGGCCCGGACCAGGTGCGCGCCCTCGTGTCGTGA
- a CDS encoding peptidyl-tRNA hydrolase, with translation MRPDFDPLDDPPWAMQLVVRAEKADPPAHGAVCAAAAAAVVRLLTDPRATEPDGEWRASVHAWESRRIRKVTRRARGVRWPEAQALPGVTARHAGAQVRAFPPGPVSDVPPELAKLQVAGLDLAEAGEPAPPPEPPYAAIALNPDVTMTTGKAAAQCGHAAQLLLRQGKRRHVAAWLEAGARVHLTRDVPWRACVKEARGRDRVAVRDGGFTEVPPGTMTAIAWIVR, from the coding sequence GTGCGACCCGACTTCGATCCCCTCGACGACCCGCCCTGGGCCATGCAGCTGGTGGTCCGCGCCGAGAAGGCCGATCCGCCCGCGCACGGCGCCGTCTGCGCGGCGGCCGCGGCGGCGGTCGTCCGGCTGCTCACCGACCCGCGGGCGACGGAGCCGGACGGGGAGTGGCGCGCGTCCGTGCACGCGTGGGAGTCGCGCCGGATCCGCAAGGTGACGCGGCGGGCGCGGGGCGTCCGCTGGCCGGAGGCGCAGGCGCTGCCGGGCGTCACCGCCCGGCACGCGGGCGCCCAGGTGCGGGCGTTCCCGCCCGGGCCCGTGTCGGACGTCCCGCCGGAGCTGGCGAAGCTGCAGGTCGCCGGGCTCGATCTCGCGGAGGCCGGCGAGCCGGCACCGCCGCCCGAGCCTCCCTACGCGGCGATCGCCCTCAACCCGGACGTCACGATGACCACGGGGAAGGCCGCGGCGCAGTGCGGGCACGCCGCCCAGCTGCTGCTGCGCCAGGGGAAGCGCCGGCATGTGGCGGCGTGGCTCGAGGCCGGTGCGCGCGTGCACCTGACGCGGGACGTCCCGTGGCGCGCGTGCGTGAAGGAGGCGAGGGGGCGGGATCGGGTCGCGGTCCGTGACGGCGGCTTCACCGAGGTCCCGCCCGGCACGATGACCGCGATCGCCTGGATCGTCCGCTGA
- a CDS encoding zinc-binding dehydrogenase gives MRAVLTTDDKTMIVTEVPDPVPQEGQLLVRTLACGICGSDLHALQDPDAFMETTRRSGGNPHDPRDGLVFGHEFAGEIVEHGPGTERRLPVGAAVCGPPIGIGPQGAGIIGYTPAYPGGYGEYMILNEGLTLPVPDGLDPRTAAITEPFAVGTRAVVRSGIAPGAVAVVLGLGPIGLGVVAALKARGHGPVIAVDFSPKRRALAAGLGADEVIDPAAGSPYDRWADLGVPTGTVDRIAAELLGLDVREAVVFECVGVPGMLARAVEGAPAGSTIMVVGVCMQPDEIEPGVAVSKELTIRGTFGALPAEYGATLTDIAEGRIDAASIITGTVGLDGVADAFTELSRPDRHAKIVVIP, from the coding sequence ATGCGCGCAGTGCTGACCACCGACGACAAGACCATGATCGTGACCGAGGTGCCGGACCCGGTCCCGCAGGAAGGGCAACTGCTCGTCCGCACGCTCGCCTGCGGGATCTGCGGCTCCGACCTGCACGCCCTGCAGGACCCGGACGCCTTCATGGAGACCACCCGGCGCTCCGGCGGCAATCCCCACGACCCCCGCGACGGGCTCGTGTTCGGGCACGAGTTCGCCGGCGAGATCGTCGAGCACGGCCCCGGCACCGAGCGGAGGCTCCCGGTCGGCGCCGCCGTGTGCGGGCCGCCGATCGGCATCGGGCCGCAGGGCGCGGGCATCATCGGCTACACGCCCGCCTATCCCGGCGGGTACGGCGAGTACATGATCCTCAACGAGGGCCTGACGCTGCCCGTCCCGGACGGCCTCGACCCCCGGACCGCCGCCATCACCGAGCCGTTCGCCGTCGGCACCCGCGCGGTCGTCCGCAGCGGCATCGCGCCCGGCGCCGTCGCGGTCGTGCTGGGCCTCGGCCCGATCGGGCTCGGCGTCGTCGCCGCCCTCAAGGCGCGCGGCCACGGCCCCGTGATCGCCGTGGACTTCTCCCCGAAGCGCCGCGCCCTCGCCGCGGGCCTCGGCGCCGACGAGGTGATCGACCCCGCCGCCGGATCCCCCTACGACCGGTGGGCGGACCTCGGCGTCCCCACCGGCACCGTCGACCGCATCGCCGCGGAACTGCTCGGGCTCGACGTGCGGGAGGCCGTGGTGTTCGAGTGCGTCGGCGTCCCCGGCATGCTCGCCCGCGCCGTCGAGGGCGCCCCCGCCGGCTCGACGATCATGGTGGTCGGCGTGTGCATGCAGCCGGACGAGATCGAGCCCGGCGTCGCGGTCAGCAAGGAGCTGACGATCCGCGGCACGTTCGGCGCCCTGCCCGCCGAGTACGGCGCCACCCTGACCGACATCGCCGAGGGCAGGATCGACGCCGCGTCCATCATCACCGGCACCGTCGGGCTGGACGGCGTCGCGGACGCCTTCACCGAACTGTCCCGCCCGGACCGGCACGCGAAGATCGTCGTCATCCCGTGA